TAGATATGCGGGAAGTTTCATGGTATGTTTGTGTTTCATACCCTCATAGCTGGACTCAGGCCAAGCCGCCAAATAataagaacataataaagaatGCCCTAGACTTGCACAGCCAAAACAAGCTTAGTCATGAAGTAAGTTTGTGTTGCATGTGGAAATAATAAGGTCAAGAGCTTGAGACAAAATCATGCATTCAATTTCAAGCCTATGAAAGTTGACACAAAAACTCTGCTACAAGTTTCAGATTCAGGCAGTCAATTTAAGGCTTCGTTTGGTTTACCGTAAAACATTTTCAAGATAACAAGGAAAAACACAATTCAAaacttgttttcttttgtttggcTCCTTACAAGAAAAataatagaaaaaggaaaatcggAGAAGATAGGTGAAGATTGATGGGAATTAAGAATGAAGATGCAGGTAAGgaagaaaaatggaaaaatgGTTTCCCTTCATTTCAAATGGAAAACTGATATCTGGTTGCATACTTGCAATAGTTACAAATAACAGTCACCAATGGATCTATATGTAAAGAACATATATCTTCTAATTTTGACAAAAGCCGGCCTTTTAGAGACGTAGTTAACATTGGCGGATACAGGGGGTTTAGGTGGGTCACGTGACCCCagttgacaaaaaaaattacctaattagttttatttttttaatttataagtAGTGACTTCACTATCTACACTTTTTGGATTCGCCACTGAACCTAGACAGAATACAGTCAAATGACGAACTTACCTCTGAATTCCAGTTTGTTCGGAAAAGAATGACGAGTAGAATAAATGTCTGCAAGGCAGTACCAGCTATCATGCCCCCCCAAATGCcctatcatcatcatcatcaatggaACATATATTAGAAACTAATTGTGAATGTTAGAGGGGTAAGAAAAATGTTCATGAATGCAATTGGAAAAAGGAAATTTATTATACCGTCACTCCAAAATCTGCTACATATCCGAGATAATAGCCAAGAGGTAACCCAAAACCATAATAGCAAAGCAGGTTTAGTTTCGCCACAATGCCTTGCCATCCCCCTCCAATAGCCACTCCTGCATAGTCAAATCAAGGAACAGATTGGCATGGCAAAGAGTCAACAagatataaaaaatatttacaaAAAAAGTTTCCAAGAGCCCATCGCATATAAAGATGGTTGTCGGTCGGGCCGGGCTTTATATAGAGTCCATGGGCCTAAGCGGACCCATGCCAGACCCACTCTGCATCGTGTCGGGTTGTGTCAGACCAGGCTGGAAAGTTTAAAACAGGTCCCAAAGGTCGTCATGCCTGAGCCTAATTTTGCTAAatttgctttttcaaaaataaaaaatgcaaCCCGGGCCCAGCCCATAGCCCACAACTTTGTGTTCGTGTTAGGCTGGGCTTTTTTGTGTCGGTTTTCGGCCCGATCCACAACCATCTTTTCACATGATATTTAATGAATCATTATACTAGATCCATTCCAAAATGATCTTTGcatttactatttgcacaaatgtttaaaaaaatgtgtaaaaaaataggtaaatataataaaatatgaatagAGTAAAAGTTGTGTAAACAGGttagaataaaaaaacaaactactccgtaataaaGTAAGGGAAATTGAGTGGATGGTTATTAAATGTTGTGGGGGGTTATAATAACTAATATGGGTAACAAAGTAAATTCTCATGTATAAAAATAGTACAAAGTAAAATGTAAATATCATTATTAAATGGACTACAACGTAAAGTgcaaagatcattttgaaacggaagtAGTACGTACTGTAGTATGTAAGTTAAGTACCTGAAACGACGGGCTGAACACTGTTAAGAACCATTGTTATACCAAGAAGCCAAGCTAATTTAGAGACTGCTTGTTGCAACACCTTACTGTCAGTGTAAATAACAGCAAAATGGTCTCTAGCAAAAAGGATAAGGACCATGCACAAAATCCCCAGAACGAAAGACTGGAAAACTGCAACGTAAACACTGTATTTGGCTGCCCTTGGATGCTTCGATCCTAGCTCATTTGATACACGAATACTGGGATGATTAAGAGCGTAAAAATCACTTCAGAATGGATTAAAAACATTACAATTACAGTAGATTTGATAAGGAATGCTATTTGTCAGTCTCTTAACAAAGTAAAGAATGTTGACAGGGATAAGAGAATTGCAGTATTTACCTTACAGCAGCATTTACTCCGATGAATATCATAGCTTCAATTCCATTTATATTCGTGCTGAAAAACAGAAATAAGAGGATTGCATTAACGACATCGGACTTTTTAGTACAGAAATGATAAATTCTTAAAGTTTATCGTTTATCTTCCGTTTACTCTCTGATTCTTTGAATTAATCGTGAAGTCTGCATCTACGAGTTAAGAAAgttacttcttttttttattattattattattcggtttgaatcaacaaaaaattgaatactagtaaagatggttgtgggccaaAGTGGGCCGGGCTTTTGGCCGAACTCACGGTCCATGGACCAGAATGGGCCCGTCCATACCAAACCCGCTTTGTACCTGTCTGGGTCGAAAGTTTCAAAATAGGGCTCGGGCCCATTGGTTGTCGAGTCGGGGCGGGTCGAGTCGTCGTGTCTAAGCCTACTTTTATTCAATTTACCGTGTTTTGTCGAGTTGTGTCGTGCCTTGTtatgctttttccaaaaaaaaatgtgaagggCCATGTTTTTTTCTTGCCCGAGTCGGGccgaaaatttcaaaacaaggcCCAGGCCCAAGTCCATCGTATCTAAGCttcattttattaaatttagtaTGTTTTGTTGTACTGGGTCGAGTTGTGCTGTGACTtgtgttttttccaaaaattgtgGCCCAAGCCCGACACAAGCACGAAGTTGTGGGTCGGGCCATGTTTTTTCTTGCCCGAGCCGGGCCGAAAATTACCAAACATGGCCCAGGCCCACGGTCCGTCGTGTTTAAACttcattttattaaatttagcttgtgtttttttccaaaaattgtgGCCCGGATCCCGACACAAGCACGAAGTTGTGGGtcgggccgtgcttttttcgtgcccGGCCCGATCTACAACCATCTTTATCCACGGGGGTGATTAGAACAATAGGATTCATTCAGATAGATAATAAACAAAAAGTTCAGCAACATACCAGATAGAAAGAGACCCAACAGCAACCACAGCATTCGGAAGATGCCCAGCAAGAAGCGAAATACTCATCATATACCAAATCTCAAGACAAATCATAATAGCAGAAGCAACCGAAAGCCGAACAAACGCCCATATCTCCTTAAACGCCGCCCACGAAAACCCCGACCAAGAATCCTTACACCACCCAAAAACATAAACCACCTGTGCTATCGCAACCATCCAACTCGTGAAATTATACGCCGCCGCAGCCCCACTCAAACCCCAACCAAGCACATTCATAAAAAGCCATAGAAGCATAACATGTTCAACCAAAGCGAAAAACCCGATCCAAGCCATTACATTGACCTTGCTTTGAGACTGTAGAAATTTCTGGGTAGGGAAGTTTAAGGCTAGTGAGAATAGTTGGGGAATTGTGAGGATGGTGAATTTTCCGGCGAGGGTTGCTATGTCGTGGTTTTGTCCGATGAGTTTTAGGAGTGGTCCGGCGAAGATGTAGATGGGGAGTTGTACGAAACAGCTGAGGAATAGGATGATCCATGAGCGTTGTAGGTATGATCCTAGCATGGTTACTTGTCCTGCACCGAAGGCTTGGCCGCATAAGGTCTCGAGTGCGCTTCCCATACCAAGCTACAATGTTGAacacaaaaaaaattgagttagaaAGAACCGGTCGAGTTTGTGAGAAAAGATCTTATATGAGTGGCAGATTGGGACGTTAATGAACTGTTATTTTATTGACGTATCGAGAGTGATTCGGTCATATGCCGATCATATTTTTCCGGTATTGACTGGCACGTGGATTAGTCAACGCCGGGAAAATGGGGGCAACGGTCGTTTTCCGACCTAAGGTCTCaatcaataaaataaaagttcaCTTGTTGTCGAAATGTCATGCCCATGTCATGTCAAAAAATCATCTATAACTCATGTAACCAACCGAGCCTTAATTGTTTGCTCTAGTTGAATTTTAAGGTctctaaaacattaattaaaacataagtaTATCCAATCTTAAATGGGTAAGGAAAATATAAAAGTTGATATGCTTGCTAAACCGAATAAACTTATCCTTCCAAGGTATAGAATTAATTGGTGCACTTTCTAAAATCGACGATTCGACGATGTAAaaaatttccttaatttataaATTCCTTCTTACCCAAACGACCACACTAGTAATAGTTTATGGAGTatcatttaatttttgttttttttcctttgagTAATTTAACACTCTCGTTATCTTTTACTACAATTGTATATTCTCCATTTATCCACTTACATCTTATTTTCATAGTGAACATTTTCCGGACATAAAATTTTCACCTTACTTCCAAAATCACTCACGTCACAAATAATGTCACAATGTCACACCAACAGTTATCTAAGAAATCAATTTAAAATCCAATATCATAAGAACTAATCACACAAATTCATGCAAATAATACGCCATAACCAAAACCAGATAAAcagagatgagagagaaagatagATATAGAGAGAGGAAAGACCAGTAAACCGAAGGAGAAGGTGCCGATGACGGAGAGAGAAATTGAAACAGCAGAAAGTTCAAGATCACCAAGATGACCAACAAACATATTGGTAAGAGCACCGGTACTAAACTGACAAACTATGTTGAACACTATCGGACAACCAACTTTCCATAGCTTCGCCGTCTCTAACCATAACACCGATTTCGCTTCCTTAAAGTTCGTCACCACCGGATAATCACCGTCATCTCCGGTGTCGGATCCGGCGGCGTCAGGTTTCTCCGATTTATCGTCGCCGTGCAACATTAACAACGGTGCCTCCATTTCCTCCGATTTATCGACGCCGTGCAACAATGAAGCCTCCATTTCCTCCGATTTAGCGACGCCGTGCAACAACGGTGCCTCTATTTTCTCCGATTTAGCGACGCCGTGCAACAACGGTGCCTGCGTTTCCTCCGATTTATCGACGCCGTGCAACAACGGTGTCGCCgctccctctttctctctctagaaagaGAATTGAGGATGGAGAATTGTGGAATCTGGAAATGGAGTGGTGGTTTTAGAGAGTGAAAAGAGGGGTTGTGAGTTTGAATGAATAAATAAGAAGTTTGAGCAAAATGAGCGCCTGATGAAACTGCTGTACTACCGTTAGGTAGTTAGAGAGTGTGGAGTTGTGGAGTGGAGAGTGTCACGTGGTGTACTATTACCAATTTACCTTATTACCataacatcaaaaaaaaaaaaaaaaatctaatactTCATGTCAACTTTGATGATTTTGGCATGGAACATAATTTAATACTTCATGTCAAATTTGATGATTTTGGTATGGAGTTATAAAGTCATGAAGATAGCATTGAGGCGGGTCGATCCCAGGACGGCACAACATAGAAGAAAAAATACGGTACATCACGAGCATGTAATCGTGGGTCGTAGGGTGGTCTCATGCCacatttttttgggaaaaaaataTATGATAAGGCACTGCACgataaagtatgataaatagaGTTAAtttaaaatgcttaaaaagtatctatattttagtgataaaaacatacttttttcaaaatcattaataatgtataaaggtAACAATTTAACTTGTTGATCCATCAATTTTTTCattatataaaagttaatcaaaatatgttaaaagttaataaaaattttgggtaaaagttattctgatgtataataaatttattgtacacataGGTGTGGAAAACCTTTTGATGATGTATAGTATAAACAAAATGTAGAGACTTTTAAAAATGATTTTTGCATTGCAAGGTGGAAAATAAAAAGAGATTGTGATCTTAAAATATAGCATAAAATAAATACAATGAAGAATTTTATGATTATACACATTTTCATTTCAAGATAGTTTTTTTTTCAACGGGAATTATGTAACTTTTTCTCAAATGAAAACAAACATTTCTGAAATACAATGTTTGTTGCTTTTATTCCACCAAATTCTACCCAATACAAGCCTTTAATGGCAAGAAGTCGTTCAAGAGTATAGCCTGACTTGACATAATTAAACCTAATTAAAACTCGATCTCTGTTAAGACTTGACCGATTCCGAGCACATGACGTACTTAATGTGTTGGTTATACATCAAATTTAAACGTTAATTACCTAATGAAATGAAATACATTTTTGGTAATTGGGTGGCagttaaaaaatataaaattgttCAATTCATCAACAAAGTCGGTGTGGTCAAGTGGTCTAAGGCGCCAGACTCAAGTTTTAGGGCATGTGTTCAAATCCACTTCTGACTTGTTTTTCGTTCTTTGGCATCTACATTCAAATCCCACTTCTGATATTTTTTTGACGTAGGTTCAAATCCCACGTAGGTTCTTTGATTTGTTGTGTTTATTAAACTGGTTTTCTTATTACATAAATGAGTTAAGCTTAGTAGTTGactaaattgtttttttttatataaatttgAACAAAGAGGacggtatttttttaattattctcCTTGTCCGATAACAAAGAGGGCGGTTTTTTGAATTGCCCGGCCCTTTTTGGTTGAAGACAAAGAAGGCGAAACGTAATTGCCATCTTTGATTTCATTCAGAGAGAGCGAAAAACTTTGTCGTCCTTGATCTCAAGCAAAGAGGACGACTTTAAATATTTGCTTTATGAAACTAATACAACGAACCTAAGAGTACGTGCGATATGTATAATCGCCCATGTAGCCTAATAGGGCGATTTTATTGTCCTATTTGATCGAATATGTTCTGATGTATGTCAATATAATACGCAAAAACAAGGGAATATATTTCATAGGAAATTACAAATGAACAAACTTGCATATTTATACTCGTTGGTGTTGGTTTTGTTCACCCACTCTGCCATGCATATACAATACTAGAGAATTCTTGAGCttcatttttttatattattgaaTTGTCTAGATATTTTTTCATTCTTCCATCTCAAATATTAGAACATGCATGTATCTAAATCTTTCTACAAATTTCTAGAGCTTCTACAATATTATTCTAATTTTTCTAATTTATCCCAACATTTTTCGCATTAGCTAGGTTGATTAATGTTAATTTGCTTATCAAAAGTCTCCTAAAATAATTCCTTTTTATGTGTAAATTCTTTCCTATACTACAATACACTATTTTTTATTATCCAAATTGAGGATGAACAATTAAAAACATAAGTTGATATTTTTAACTATCTAATTAATGGTAACAATAATAACACACATACATAAAATTGTTCAACACATCAATAAGGATGGCCGAGTGGTCTAAGGCGCTAGACTCAAGTTTGActacttcttcttttttttactttttttcatCATTTTTTTCATCTGATCAAACCTGATTTTTTTAGTTTCTAATCTGGTCTTATCTggtttttttctgtttttttttcaagtaTCGTTGAATTTTTTTGTCATTATTTTTTCCCTTCTAGTCTATTCAGGTCTGGTTTTTTCCGGCCTGATCTTAAAAACAATTTATCTATTACTCCGtatgattttaagaaaaataaataataataataataataataataataataataattataataataataagatgaATAAAACAAGGCCGAAAGATGTATGTATTATGTATAGTCGTGGATTAGAGGACCTCGAAAGTTACCTAACATAGCATAATTTTTTGTTAGAGATGGATGATGATACGACGACGTATAGAAAAATAGAAGAAGCTAGTCGTGACATGCTTCATGCATGATGCCATATGATCGGTTTTACTGTAGTCATCATTTGTAACAAATACTACAAAATATCTTACCTGTAATATCACGAGGTCTACAATTTACCATGTTACATAATAAAGCTTACATCATTAAGTTTTACGGTACGTCAGTTGTTAACCTGTGAGTCGTATATAGAGTTCGTAAAATTTTAACTATGTCGTAATCGTTAAGagaatttgtaattttattactttttaGGAAAGATTTACCAAAATTGGATGCCAAACTATTGGCAAGAATGATGTAACATTGTTTGAGGAGTACAAGAATTGCAGCTTAAGGTTGAACAAATGGTACGTatgcaaaaaagaaataaacgtGTTAAAGTTGATTTGTGTTAAACTCGATTaatcatttaattaaaattgtggGTTAGTGTTAAGAGTTTTCATACACGAATATTTAGCATAAACATACGGGAAATTTATAAGGATTTCTTTATTGGcaatttgaagctaagaattATTTCTCGAAAATATCAGTATACTAAAAACGCTCGTTAGGAGTTAGCTAAACCtagtttttattttgaatttaatGTCCAAAAACCTAAATCATTGATTTAATGATAAAATAAAATCCCTAAAAAAAGtgatataataaaataagacATGAGAAATAGCTAATAATGTGACGGTCTTGATTTGTTCACCTATTTACACtataatgaaaaaaaatcaaataagataaattcagtAAAAATAAGGATTATTCGAATACAATttacaactaaaataagtttttataagtTATAAGAAGTTCAAATGAGGTTAGACAAGGTAAGATTATGGGTAAGGGGAGGTCAAAGTTAGGTGAATAGAAGAAATCTTAAGTAGTTTTGTTAAAATTTACTTGGCCAAACACAAACTCACGAGTCACGCCAGAAAGGAGTCTCGATACAAGTCGAGTGTgaaatatgaaggaaataatgcccttggtccaagtatgcattctatgttaagtctaataaatgtggttcagtattaattaacaagttaataattcagtgagatcaagtgagctgaatgcctagctagaggccgcttcagttcaagtggaattaatgatattaatccacagcttactcttgactgaacccgtagggtcacacaaatagtacgtaaacggatcaagtatttaatggcattaaatactctatctatggatattcggaatcgacggatcttggtttcagtgggagctgagatcgtcacaggcaagaaatgaatactccggaaacgatgatattgccggaaacggaaatatggatcgtatcggaaatataaatattatccaagtcgtagatgttgccggaaacggaaacatggtacgtatcggaaaatattatcggaaatggaaatattaccagaatcggaaatattgccggaaacggaaatattgtcagaatcggaaatattaccggaatcggaaaataattccggaaacggaaatattaaatatttgttcgaagcggaaattaattccggaatcggaaatgttaaatattgttcgtatcggaaatgaattccggaatcggaaatttaatcggaagcgtatcgtacgaataagcatcggacgaggcctgccggacgaggcccaacacgaagccaggccatcgcccagcaagccaagcgcgccgcacaaacagccacgccaggcccagcgcaaggccaggcccagcaggccgtggcagcgcgcgcagcgcgcagcgtgggctgctgctcgcgcgcacgcatgggggcccatcgtggctgccgtgcgtgtgtgtgcaagtgtttgtgttcgtgcacgtttcctaaaacatgcagagttcggttaatgattaaattcctaattctatttgataaattaattaaaatagagttcttgtaggattctaggtttaattaatttgtatctgaataggatttcgattccctttccatacccctataaatatgaggctagggctcacaatttataacgagtttcaaagtattcaaagtgagtttttgagagaaaaattcagtcacacatcttgctcaaaagtgctgaaaattctagtaccttaagggcgattctagttggtcaatcttaaggcggatccggacgtgctgtggactatctacggagggacgacacttggagtcctaaagacttgttctggctcggttcgggcgcagctagggagggcacgcaacaaagagtatgcatctaaattatgctatatgattatgtgtaaataatatgtaatcctgggttaatggttgtttccgcatgatttatgtaatatcatatgtatcataacctaacaaaatagtCGGACTAGTCTGGTTGGCCACCGGGGAGGATCTTCCATCGAGGCCATTCAGGGCCAGATCCGTGATAAGttttttgaaattattaattatacaagtcaAAATACAATTCGTACATATAAAACATCGGTGACATATTATTCCAATTCATTTATATTCAGTAACATATTGAAATTTCAAACTTTGACCTCTCATAAAATTTTTGCCAAGATCCGCCACTGCTGGCTACCAATCTCACGTCTGGATTAATTCCTCTCTCATCAACAAATGTACTCACTATTCTACTCCATTCCAACACATAACTCAATAACACTGGGGAAATCAGATAAGATACATTCAGTAAAAATAAGGGTTGCTCAAATTCAATTTACAACTAAagtaagttttgataagttataCGTAGTAACAAGTTCAAATAAGATCAGATAAGATAACGCATCATGAGTCGTTTTGTTAAGGGAAGTCAAAa
This genomic stretch from Spinacia oleracea cultivar Varoflay chromosome 3, BTI_SOV_V1, whole genome shotgun sequence harbors:
- the LOC110784133 gene encoding protein DETOXIFICATION 35, whose amino-acid sequence is MEASLLHGVDKSEEMEAPLLMLHGDDKSEKPDAAGSDTGDDGDYPVVTNFKEAKSVLWLETAKLWKVGCPIVFNIVCQFSTGALTNMFVGHLGDLELSAVSISLSVIGTFSFGLLLGMGSALETLCGQAFGAGQVTMLGSYLQRSWIILFLSCFVQLPIYIFAGPLLKLIGQNHDIATLAGKFTILTIPQLFSLALNFPTQKFLQSQSKVNVMAWIGFFALVEHVMLLWLFMNVLGWGLSGAAAAYNFTSWMVAIAQVVYVFGWCKDSWSGFSWAAFKEIWAFVRLSVASAIMICLEIWYMMSISLLAGHLPNAVVAVGSLSICTNINGIEAMIFIGVNAAVSIRVSNELGSKHPRAAKYSVYVAVFQSFVLGILCMVLILFARDHFAVIYTDSKVLQQAVSKLAWLLGITMVLNSVQPVVSGVAIGGGWQGIVAKLNLLCYYGFGLPLGYYLGYVADFGVTGIWGGMIAGTALQTFILLVILFRTNWNSEVEKTSSRMDKWGGQKTKTDDIEARDIRTYHIEGHEAQDVKTDNIEGHEAQNIKTDNI